CATCCTGAAGCCGCCCTGTTTCTGATTGCTTTCCTCTTTTGGATCGCTGCCCGTGCAGCCTTCCCCCTTTTTATTCAATTTTTTAAAAGCAATCATGAAAAAATACCTCCTTTTCATGGCGTGTATCGTCATGGGCACAACCGTCGTATCCTGTTCGAACGACGATACCAATACGCCATCCGGCACCGGCAACCTCATTGTAGAATTCGACAATGTGTTCGGCGCAAACGACTTAATCCTGAATACGGCTTCTTATTCGACGTCGCAGAACGAGAACCTGAAGATTTCGCAGGTGAAATATATCGTCAGTAATATCAAACTGACCCGCAAAGACGGTACCATTTTCACCTATCCAAAAGCCGAAAGTTACTTTATTGTAGACGAGACGGATGCAACCACTCACGAACTCGAACTTTCGGGTATTCCGGCTGGTGATTACGAATCGATTTCCTTTGGAATCGGTGTGGATGAAGCCCAATTTAACCTGGGTGCTGACGGACAAGGTAATTTCCTGGCATGGGCAGACAGCGAAGACATGATGTGGTCTTGGAGTGCCGGTTACAAATTTGTCATGTTCGAAGGCATGTTTACATCCCCTACCGTTTCAAGCGACACTATGTTCATGGTCCATACCGGAAAAACGGGGGCTTCCTACAATTATGCCGAGATTACGCTTCCGATGACCAACGACGCACTTGTGCGCACCAACATTACCCCACAGGTACACATCTTTGCGGATGTAGCGAAAATCATCGACGGCACCAACAAAATTTCGTTGACTGCAAATAATATGGGCGGTATGGGTGCGATGATAATGGGAGGCGAGGCTTTGCCACAAATAACAGCCAACCTGCAGGGAATGTTCACCGTCAACCATGTCCACAACGAATAAGTCACTGCTGTGGACAGCCGGCATTGTGGCCTCCGTCTTCCTTGTATCGTGTTCGGACGACGGGGGCTACGAACCGGTGCCGCTTACGATCAGCAATCCGTCGAACTTTCCCCAACCGGTATACGACTTCACCGTCAATCCGCCCACCGAAGCCGGATTTGCGTTAGGGAAAAAGCTGTTTTATGACGGACGTCTGGCGGCAGATGGCGTTGTATCATGTGCGTTCTGTCATATGCAAGCGAACGCATTTACACACCATGGACATAGTCTGAGTCATGGAGTCAACAACGCTGTGGGTACACGCAACGCGCCCCCGTTGCAGAAC
This genomic interval from Flavobacterium sp. HJ-32-4 contains the following:
- a CDS encoding MbnP family protein, which produces MKKYLLFMACIVMGTTVVSCSNDDTNTPSGTGNLIVEFDNVFGANDLILNTASYSTSQNENLKISQVKYIVSNIKLTRKDGTIFTYPKAESYFIVDETDATTHELELSGIPAGDYESISFGIGVDEAQFNLGADGQGNFLAWADSEDMMWSWSAGYKFVMFEGMFTSPTVSSDTMFMVHTGKTGASYNYAEITLPMTNDALVRTNITPQVHIFADVAKIIDGTNKISLTANNMGGMGAMIMGGEALPQITANLQGMFTVNHVHNE